The segment TCTAAGTAGTGAAAAAAATATAGCTTGTTTTGATTTTCCAAGGGCTACATAGGTGGCTTGTCCAGCAATTTGAAGTGACATCATGAAAAATCCAAAGAAGTATAAGTTTATACAAGGAACACCTTTGGTAATTAATTCTTTATCGTTATTAAAGATTTTTATAAAAAATTCTGGGAATATTCTAAGAACTAACCACATAATTGAAGTGTAGCATATACAAACTATGGATAGAAACTTAATTCCGCTTATAACTCTGTGGTATTTTTTGCTCCGTAATTAAAGCCTAAAACTGGTTGTGAGGCACTTGTTATACCATGTACAGGCATTATAATGATTTGACGGACGGAATTTATTATTGTCATAATACCAATGTACAAATCTCCACCATAAATTTGAAGTGTAACATTGCAAACTATTTGAACTACGCTATTTGTAAGAGCCATTATAAAACCAGATAATCCAAGAAGAACAATTCTTTTTAGATAAACCCATTTGATTTTGAAATTTTTCTTTTTTAAACTTAAGAGGGCATCTTTTGAGGTTAAAAACCTTATTACCCAAAAACAAGATAGAAATTGAGATATCACTGTAGCTAGGGCCGCTCCCTTTACACCTAGGTTAAAAACAAAAATAAAAATAGGGTCTAGTACAATATTTGTTATAGCACCTAAAAGCACAGTCATCATGCCTATTTTTCCAAAGCCTTGGCAATTAATAAAGCTATTCATACCTAGGCTAATCATTACAAATATACTTCCAAGTAAATATATGGTTATATAATCATTGGCGTAGGTAAAAGTTTGGCTGCTAGAGCCAAAAAGAAATAATAGAGGTTTTTTAAAAATTAAACCCAATACACTTATTAAAATTCCAAATATAGAAAGTAGAGCAAAGGAATTTCCCATAATATTTTCAGCTTCTTCAATATTTCCTTTACCTCTTGCAATGGAGCATAACGGTGCACCACCCATACCAAAGAGGTTAGCAAAAGCCATTACTGTAGAAATTATAGGTAGAGTAATACCAAGACCTGTGATTGCTAAGGTTGAAGCATTTGGAATTCTTCCAATGTAAAATCTGTCTACAATATTATAGAGTATGTTTATAATTTGTGCTAAAGTCATTGGAATAGCTAAATTTAATATGTGTTTAGAAATACTTCCTTTAGCGAAATCATTTTTTTGTCCCATGGTTTATCCCCCAAATTAATATATTATTTAAATCCTAATGAGTACATTATACTGCTAATATTAAATTATTAATATAAAACATATTAGTAAAAAATTATATAATAAATATACAATTAAGTATTATAAATTGGTAGTAATAAAATGGATAATTACTAGAATTAAAAAAATATGGTAAGAATAATATCTTACCACATTTTTAAAATTATTTTATATTTAATATTCTGCATATGTTTTCTGAGGCACGCTCCATATTTAAAGGTCCTTCTTTTAGTGCAGTGTTTAAGTCTGTAGCAGATGGAAGAATTCCTACGATGGAATTAATTCCTTTGCCGTATAAAGGTAATATGCCAGTACCTATTTTACCTGCAAAGGCAATAACAGGAATTCCTAATTTTTTTGCTGTCATAGATACACCATAAGGAGTTTTACCACAGATAGTTTGAGAATCGATACTTCCTTCTCCAGTAAATACAAAGTCTGCTCCTTGCATTTTATTTTCCAAGTCTGTAAATTTTATAACTAATTCCACTCCACTTTTAAGTTCTGCATTTAAAAAGGCCATTAAACCAGCACCAAGTCCGCCGGCAGCTCCAGATCCAGGTATGTTTAAAACCTCTTTATTTAGACATTTTTTAATTATCTTTGCATAGTGAGTAAGATTTTTGTCTAAAGTTTCTACCATTTCTAAAGTAGCGCCTTTTTGAGGACCAAAAACCTTAGAAGCACCATTTTCACCAGTTAAAGGGTTTTTTACATCACAAGCTACATCAATTGATATATCCTTAAGCCTTCTGTCTAGGTTTGATAAATCAATGCTATTGAGCCTATTTAAAGCTCCGCCACCAAAGGGGATTTCTTTGCCCTCTTTATCTAAAAGTTTTGCACCTAAAGCTTGTATCATTCCAGCTCCGCCATCATTTGTAGCACTTCCACCTATGCCTATAAGTATGTGCTTAACACCTTTATCTAAGGCGGATTTTATTAACATTCCAGTACCATAGGTAGTTGTTAAAAGTGGATTTCTATCTTCTTTTTTTACTAGATGAATACCGCTAGCACTAGCCATTTCAATAATTGCAGTGTTTTTATCTCCTGATATGCCAAAGGATGCGGTTACTTCATTTCCTAAGGGACCTATTACTTTTACATTTACAAGTTCTCCTAAAGTTGCATCTATAAGTGATTGCACCGTTCCTTCTCCACCATCAGCCATAGGAACTTTAATACACTCTGCACTGGGAAATACTTTTTTTATTCCTTTTTCCATAGAATCTGCTACTTCTTTTGCTGTCATACTTTCTTTAAAAGAATCTGGAGCTAATACGAATTTCATACACGATTTTAGTAAGCCAAAAGAAAATTGATTTAAGAACTTACTAAACACACCTTCCTTTCATATTTATATTTTAATATATAAATCCGAAGATTATGGTAGATACTATAGTCATAGTTAAACCTACAAGAGATTCGTAGGATATAAGTTTAAGTCTTTCTTTCATATCCATAAATACACTCCCACCAGTTGCGTGGAAAAAACTTCCATGTGGTAAGTGGTCTAGAACTGTAGCACCAGAATGTATCATAGCCGCAGCAGATAGTGGTTTAACACCAAGTTGAAGAATAGTTTCACCAAATACCTGAGATCCTACAGCAGTTCCTGAAGTTGTAGATGCTGTAGCACCGGACATTAATATACCAGCAATTGGAGCTAAAGCAAAGGCTGGAAGTCCTAAGGTGTTTAGACCATTTATAATAACGTCTTTTAATCCAGAATTTGCTATTATTCCTGCAATTGTGCCAGTACCTAAAAGTAGTATTG is part of the Haloimpatiens sp. FM7315 genome and harbors:
- a CDS encoding glycerate kinase produces the protein MKFVLAPDSFKESMTAKEVADSMEKGIKKVFPSAECIKVPMADGGEGTVQSLIDATLGELVNVKVIGPLGNEVTASFGISGDKNTAIIEMASASGIHLVKKEDRNPLLTTTYGTGMLIKSALDKGVKHILIGIGGSATNDGGAGMIQALGAKLLDKEGKEIPFGGGALNRLNSIDLSNLDRRLKDISIDVACDVKNPLTGENGASKVFGPQKGATLEMVETLDKNLTHYAKIIKKCLNKEVLNIPGSGAAGGLGAGLMAFLNAELKSGVELVIKFTDLENKMQGADFVFTGEGSIDSQTICGKTPYGVSMTAKKLGIPVIAFAGKIGTGILPLYGKGINSIVGILPSATDLNTALKEGPLNMERASENICRILNIK
- a CDS encoding MATE family efflux transporter, which encodes MGQKNDFAKGSISKHILNLAIPMTLAQIINILYNIVDRFYIGRIPNASTLAITGLGITLPIISTVMAFANLFGMGGAPLCSIARGKGNIEEAENIMGNSFALLSIFGILISVLGLIFKKPLLFLFGSSSQTFTYANDYITIYLLGSIFVMISLGMNSFINCQGFGKIGMMTVLLGAITNIVLDPIFIFVFNLGVKGAALATVISQFLSCFWVIRFLTSKDALLSLKKKNFKIKWVYLKRIVLLGLSGFIMALTNSVVQIVCNVTLQIYGGDLYIGIMTIINSVRQIIIMPVHGITSASQPVLGFNYGAKNTTEL